DNA sequence from the Salvia splendens isolate huo1 chromosome 19, SspV2, whole genome shotgun sequence genome:
tgggacggacggaaatggaaaaatgggacaatctttgtgggacggaggggagggagtatattttttttatccacgtacacacaaaataacatcttctAAAATTTTGTATCATCGCTCAactataacatctaccttggtaCAGAAGGGATTACATAAAAATGGTAAATTCATTGTTTAAAAGGTTTAGAACTTAAAACGAAGCAAAATAGATTGAGAAATCAAAACTTGAAAGTAATGCAGTAAAGGGAAGAACTACTTCTAATTTGTTGTGGTAGCTACTATCATGTTTTCAATTTACTTACTCATTGAGTTTGTGAGTTATTAGGGATATCACGTTGTTTTACGCTCTCCTTGGCTTTAGTCACTAATCTATTATCCCCTCTAAGTAGCGCAATAAACATACAATTAGCTTCTAACCCGATTCAATGATCCAACTATAACCTCTTACACTTCCACTTCTTAAAGATTCCAAACTACATTATGCTCCTAAATTTATGTTAAATCTTGCTTAATAACATAGATTAAATCAAgcttaataaaatgaaaataactcATGAAAAACTTAAtcattcaataaataaaaacatgttttaagctacttaacaacaaattataagttattaatagtagtaattatttacttatttatatAACGCGACCCTCATAAATTAAACATaattgaaattataaataagaaatttttaaaaataggaaaaatagaTAGTGCTAAGAGCTTGACTTTTATTCGTGAAAATAATCCCTACAAAAACCAAAGCTAATCACCATTTCCAAATCCATCAAACTCTTGAATGGCGTCTTCTCCTCTAACGATCTACTCTTCTCTCCAACTACTCTCTCTTTTCTCCATAGCTCTACTCTCTTCGGAGATCGGCGGCGCATCGGCAAATCAGTTCAAGTTGGACGGCAAAGTATTGGAGCTCACCGACTCCAATTTCGATGCGGCAATTTCGAATTTCGATTACGTTTTCGTCGATTTCTACGCTCCTTGGTGCGGCCACTGCAAGCGTCTCGCGCCTGAGGTTCTCACTATTCAATGTCGCTTGCTTTTTGCTACTGTTTTTTCATGGATCGtatgtgatttgttttgtggtttcaaattttttgaaaaataatgaCTAGTTTGAGCTGCAAGTATCGATTTTGTGACTGTAGCTCACGGTTATGAAGACTGTGACTGTGACTGGAGTTGATGGAGTACGGCAAGTTTATTTACTTGGGTAGAGTGTGATTTTTTGCCTTATTGtatgaattaaatttcaataGCATGGAAAAAAATGGTGCTGAAGCATAAATTTgcatctttttccttttttaggaAGTTACAGATAGTTTTCAGATTTAATGATGTGTGTGTTTATTGTTCTTGCATATTTTTCAATATCTAGCATTAGTAAATTCTGGTTTCATTTGCTGTAATGTAAGGATGCATTCAGTTTTATTGCATTCTTTGAAATCGCAATCGAGTCGATAGTCTATACAGCTGATTTCGTTTTCATCCTTGCTTGGTGGTGCATTATGGCCCTTGGAAATTACTCCTATTAAATAGGAATTGGGGAGAATTAGAACCCAAAAATTAGGCTTAAGTATGTGGATTGAGTTGAGGAATAATGAATCTTTTACTGGTGGATCTGGAGAGCTGTAGATTAGACGCTGGGATAGCAGTGTTTTCCTATTATGAGTAGAACTTATTGATTTCATTGGCAGTActagagatttttttttaagaaattatgAATCTTGTTCATGTCAGATAGAAGTTTTATAGGACCTTGAATAGTTCTTTTTTCACTTGGGACATCATCGAGTTGGAGCAAGAAGGCTTTGCAGATTAGAGGGAGCAATTTACATCCTTTATATCCAGTTTCTGAGTGAATGTTGGTCGATTCCTACAGTAGTGCAAGCCTCATTCACCATTTATTTAGGACTCATCCCCAATACTCTATATAGTAATTGGACTGACAAATTTGAATGCTGCATTGCAGTTAGATAAAGCAGCCCGTGTTCTAGCTGGATTGAAGCCTCCCGTGGTTGTAGCAAAGGTAGATGCTGACAAGTACAGAAAGCTTGGATCTAAGCATGACGTTGAGTATGTTGTCTCATTCTCCTGGAATAGTAGTGTTTTGGGCAGTCTAAACCTGCTTCCGTTGTTTCCTGTCGATGAGGTGTATATAATATGCATGGTTAGTAACCACTAAACTTTCTTGTTATTGATGCAGCGGATACCCGACTCTAAAGGTTTTCATACATGGAGTTCCTACCGAATATTTTGGACCACGGAAAGCAGATTTGCTTGTTCAACATTTGACAAAATTTGTTGCTCCTGATGTTACTTCTCTTAATTCCGACTCTGCCATTAGAGACTTTATTAAGGAAGCGGGCAcaaattttcctatttttataGGCTTTGGATTGAATGAGTCTTCTATATCAGAAATCGCTATCAAGTATAAGAAGAAAGCATGGTTTTCTGTGGCCAAAGACTTCTCAGAGGATATCATGTCCTTTTACGATTTTGATAAGGAGCCTGCTTTGGTTGCGATTCATCCAGCCTACAATGAGAAGAGCATTTCCTATGGACCATTTGAAGGTTAGCTTGTTACTGATTGTCATTACAGTATCTTGTTGTTAACTTGAACACACACATAGCACATCCACAGATATGTGTGCACGTGTTTGTAGTTTCAAAAGTAGCTAGTGAAGCAGAGCTTACCATCTATGATTATCAAACAGTTCTGTGTTCAGTTATTTCTCAATCAGCTCAACTACAGTCAGAATCTGTTTTACATGAAGATTTCTCAAGGCTGATattcatttactttattttgatCTCAATCAATTCTGATTGTGTTAACAGTAGCCCAAAGATATGGTGTTCGACAAGATATTAgcctatatttatattttctgaaGGAGCTTTCCATCAACCAGAACTGTTAAAATGGTTAACCACTTCTCATTTTCCGTCTTATAtatgttttctattttattgcCCTGAATTGCAGAAGGTTTTGTTGAAGAATACGTAAAACAAAGTATGATCCCTTTGATATTGCCGATAAACCAAGATTCATTGAAGTCGCTCAGAGATGATGATAGGAAAGTTGTTTTAACAATCTTGGAGAATGAAGTAGACGACAAGTCCAAGGAAGTAATAAAAGTTTTAAAGGCTGCTGCTTCTGCTAATCGTGATCTTGTCTTTGGTTACGTTGGGCTGAAGCAGTGGGGGGATTTTGTTGAATCGTTTGAAGTTTACAAGAAAACCCCACTTCCTAAGATGGTCGTCTGGGATGGCGACGAGGAGTACTATACTGTAAGTGATGGTTTTACTTTCTCAACAAATTTTCGACAACTGTTACTGCTCATGTTTAATCTAAAGGGGTCCAATTACATTTACGAGTTAGAATCTTTGTGTGTATTATTAAGTTCCATTGTTCGATCATCTAGGTTAATCCCCTTGCTGACTCcttattttctctctacttttattACTTGTTTATTCCGAATGATGTTCGCCAATGGTACATCTTTCGTGTTGAACAGGTTGTTGGTTCAGAAAGCTTGGATGACACCAATTTGGGCAACCAAGTCTCGAAATTTCTTGAAGGCTATAGAGAAGGAAGCGTCATACAAAAGAGCATCAACGGTCCATCCTTGGCGGGATTCATAAAATCACAGATTGGAGTCAGACTGTTcctcatgatattatttgtgaTTTTGGTAGTCGTGTTGATCTTGATGATGGCCAAAGAAGAACCTCTTACCGTTGGCACTCGAGACCACGCCACTGGCGAAAGAAGCTCTGCCTCTCAGCCAGAAACCAGAGAATCGCGTCGGGATGCTGTCAAGGAAGATTGATTTCTTGCTCTACTGACTGCAGATTCTACGAAAAACTCATCTCGAATTCATATTTGACAACGGATAAAAGGTTAGAAGATCTTCGAAACTTATGCACTAGTTTGGGGAAGATGTTGTATTCTCAGAGTCGTCACGTTTGTCTCAGTTGTTGTTTCGCAAATTAAACTAAGTCAAATGATACAcctatttattttttgtataggaTGGTTATGGTGTACTGCTATGAGGGGTCTTTGCTTATCTTGCACTTGATATGCTTGATTTTCCGAGCTCGTTATTTCAAATCTCGAGTTTCGTTCTAGTTTTCGATGTAGCCTGCATATCACGTTGAATAAAATACGAGATTGAAACACCAGATGGTTCAGTTGAAAGTGAGTTTCTTCGTGATCTTGATTTTTCAAGCTCGTCAAATCTCGACTTTTGAAGCTCGatctttcaaattttgaattttgtatCTACGAACGTGAAATAAAATACGAGATTGAAACATGAAATCAGTTGAACTCACTCTCCAATTGGAAATAAAACCAACAAACCTGAATATACAAGCCAAGATCAAAACccacaaattaaaaaataaaatcgaaataattgaaaaaaggCACATGCTTTTTTACAAAATGAAGCACCAAAAACCTTAGCAAATAAAGATCTTCGACTTAAATAGCAAAATTTATCAGTAAAATTTCAAACTGTGGCAAATTTACAAGCTTCGCTAACAATCCGGCAGCGACTGCGCCGAGGTGAACGGCGAGAAGCTCGTGGCTGACTCGCTATAGCGCAAAAGGTTAGCTTGACGGCTCGAAGACCCCTCATGGAAGCTCGTGGTCGACTCGCTATAATGCAGCAGGTTAACATGACGGCTCGAGGAGCCGACGCCAGGGCTCGGGATGTAAGG
Encoded proteins:
- the LOC121778284 gene encoding protein disulfide isomerase-like 5-2 — protein: MASSPLTIYSSLQLLSLFSIALLSSEIGGASANQFKLDGKVLELTDSNFDAAISNFDYVFVDFYAPWCGHCKRLAPELDKAARVLAGLKPPVVVAKVDADKYRKLGSKHDVDGYPTLKVFIHGVPTEYFGPRKADLLVQHLTKFVAPDVTSLNSDSAIRDFIKEAGTNFPIFIGFGLNESSISEIAIKYKKKAWFSVAKDFSEDIMSFYDFDKEPALVAIHPAYNEKSISYGPFEEGFVEEYVKQSMIPLILPINQDSLKSLRDDDRKVVLTILENEVDDKSKEVIKVLKAAASANRDLVFGYVGLKQWGDFVESFEVYKKTPLPKMVVWDGDEEYYTVVGSESLDDTNLGNQVSKFLEGYREGSVIQKSINGPSLAGFIKSQIGVRLFLMILFVILVVVLILMMAKEEPLTVGTRDHATGERSSASQPETRESRRDAVKED